The Frondihabitans australicus genome includes a region encoding these proteins:
- a CDS encoding aspartate-semialdehyde dehydrogenase: MSTGFRVGVVGATGQVGAVMRRLLEERDFPISEIRFFATARSAGTTLPFKGAEIVVEDSATADPAGLDIALFSAGATGSRALAPKFAAAGALVIDNSSAWRMDPDVPLVVSEVNPHAIDEATKGIIANPNCTTMAAMPVLKVLDAEAHLERLIVSTYQAVSGSGLAGAEELAEQAKAALGQDLLGLVHDGSSVEFPAPQKYVAPIAFDVIPFAGNLVDDGLNETDEEKKLRNESRKILELPELLVSGTCVRVPVFTGHSLSINAEFAESLSPERARELLRDAPGVVLTEVPTPLEAAGKDPSYVGRIRADEGVPNGRGLALFISNDNLRKGAALNAVQIAEVVVAKRRAAESVTA, translated from the coding sequence TTGAGCACAGGATTCCGCGTCGGCGTCGTCGGCGCCACCGGCCAGGTCGGCGCCGTCATGCGCCGTCTCCTCGAGGAGCGCGACTTCCCGATCTCCGAGATCCGCTTCTTCGCCACGGCCCGGAGCGCGGGCACGACGCTGCCGTTCAAGGGCGCCGAGATCGTCGTCGAAGACAGTGCCACCGCCGATCCTGCGGGCCTCGACATCGCCCTGTTCTCGGCCGGTGCCACGGGCTCCCGCGCTCTCGCGCCCAAGTTCGCCGCCGCGGGTGCGCTCGTGATCGACAACTCGAGCGCCTGGCGCATGGACCCCGACGTGCCGCTGGTCGTGAGCGAGGTCAACCCGCACGCGATCGACGAGGCGACCAAGGGCATCATCGCGAACCCGAACTGCACCACGATGGCGGCCATGCCGGTGCTGAAGGTGCTCGACGCCGAGGCGCACCTCGAGCGGCTGATCGTGAGCACGTACCAGGCCGTCTCGGGCTCCGGTCTCGCCGGCGCCGAAGAGCTCGCCGAGCAGGCGAAGGCCGCGCTCGGGCAAGACCTGCTGGGGCTCGTCCACGACGGCTCGAGCGTCGAGTTCCCCGCCCCGCAGAAGTACGTGGCGCCCATCGCGTTCGACGTGATCCCGTTCGCGGGCAACCTCGTCGACGACGGGCTGAACGAGACCGACGAGGAGAAGAAGCTGCGCAACGAGAGCCGCAAGATCCTCGAGCTGCCCGAGCTGCTCGTGTCGGGCACCTGCGTGCGCGTGCCTGTGTTCACCGGCCACTCGCTGTCGATCAACGCCGAGTTCGCCGAGTCGCTCAGCCCCGAGCGCGCTCGCGAGCTCCTGCGCGATGCTCCGGGGGTCGTGCTCACCGAGGTGCCGACGCCCCTCGAGGCCGCCGGCAAAGACCCGAGCTACGTGGGCAGGATCCGGGCCGACGAGGGCGTGCCGAATGGCCGGGGCCTCGCCCTGTTCATCTCGAACGACAACCTCCGCAAGGGCGCTGCCCTCAACGCGGTGCAGATCGCCGAGGTCGTCGTCGCGAAGCGCCGCGCCGCCGAGTCCGTCACCGCCTGA
- the recR gene encoding recombination mediator RecR — translation MYEGIVQDLIDEFGRLPGIGPKSAQRIAFHILQTENFDTSRLAELLVDVKTKVRFCEICGNVTEETTCSICRDPRRSPAVICVVEEAKDVQAIERTREFRGLYHVLGGAISPIDGIGPDDLRIRQLVQRLADDTVQEVIIATDPNLEGEATATYLSRMLAPFGLRVTRLASGLPVGGDLEYADEVTLGRAFEGRRLVSE, via the coding sequence ATGTACGAGGGCATCGTGCAAGACCTCATCGACGAGTTCGGCCGCCTGCCCGGGATCGGGCCGAAGTCGGCTCAGCGGATCGCGTTCCACATCCTGCAGACCGAGAACTTCGACACGTCGCGCCTGGCCGAACTGCTCGTCGACGTCAAGACGAAGGTGCGCTTCTGCGAGATCTGCGGCAACGTCACCGAAGAGACGACCTGCTCGATCTGCCGAGACCCGCGCCGGTCGCCGGCCGTGATCTGCGTGGTCGAAGAGGCGAAAGACGTCCAGGCGATCGAGCGCACCCGCGAGTTCCGCGGGCTCTACCACGTGCTCGGCGGCGCGATCAGCCCGATCGACGGAATCGGGCCCGACGACCTCCGGATCCGCCAGCTGGTGCAGCGTCTCGCCGACGACACCGTGCAGGAGGTGATCATCGCGACCGACCCCAACCTCGAGGGCGAGGCGACCGCGACCTACCTCTCGCGCATGCTCGCGCCGTTCGGACTGCGGGTCACGAGGCTCGCGTCGGGGCTGCCCGTCGGCGGCGACCTCGAGTACGCCGACGAGGTCACGCTCGGTCGCGCTTTCGAGGGCCGGCGGCTCGTCAGCGAGTAG
- a CDS encoding aspartate kinase — MSLIVQKFGGSSVADAESIKRVAKRIVETRKAGNEVVVAVSAMGDTTDDLLDLAQQVTPIPSGRELDMLLTAGERISMALLAMAIRSMGVEARSYTGSQAGMITDAQHGKARIVDVTPGRIREALDQGAIAIVAGFQGFNRSTGDITTLGRGGSDTTAVALAAALDADLCEIYTDVDGIFTADPRVVPLAKKLDRITSEEMLELAAAGSKVLHIRAVEYARRHGVSLHVRSSFNNNPGTLVVNPKEGETVEEPIIAGVAGDLSEGKITVVGVPDKPGKAAQIFRVVAKTGANIDMIVQNVSAAATSLTDISFTLPKADGATVMQALEAERGDIQFAELQYDDQIGKLALVGAGMRTNAGVSAKLFTALFEAGINIEMISTSEIRISVVTRADTLNDALRVVHSAFDLDGDELAVVHAGTGR; from the coding sequence GTGAGCTTGATCGTGCAGAAATTCGGCGGATCCTCCGTCGCCGACGCCGAGAGCATCAAGCGTGTCGCCAAGCGCATCGTCGAGACGCGCAAGGCCGGCAACGAGGTCGTCGTCGCCGTCAGCGCGATGGGCGACACCACCGACGACCTCCTCGACCTCGCCCAGCAGGTCACCCCGATCCCGTCCGGCCGCGAGCTCGACATGCTTCTCACCGCGGGCGAGCGCATCTCGATGGCCCTGCTGGCCATGGCGATCCGCTCGATGGGCGTCGAGGCCCGCTCCTACACGGGCAGCCAGGCCGGCATGATCACCGACGCCCAGCACGGCAAGGCGCGCATCGTCGACGTCACCCCGGGCCGGATCCGAGAGGCCCTCGACCAGGGTGCGATCGCGATCGTCGCCGGCTTCCAGGGCTTCAACCGCTCCACCGGCGACATCACGACGCTCGGCCGGGGCGGCTCCGACACGACCGCGGTCGCCCTCGCGGCGGCCCTCGACGCCGACCTCTGCGAGATCTACACCGACGTCGACGGAATCTTCACCGCCGACCCGCGCGTTGTACCGCTTGCGAAGAAGCTCGACCGCATCACGAGCGAGGAGATGCTCGAACTGGCTGCGGCCGGGTCGAAGGTGCTCCACATCCGTGCCGTCGAGTACGCCCGCCGCCACGGCGTGAGCCTGCACGTGCGCTCGTCGTTCAACAACAACCCGGGCACGCTCGTCGTGAATCCGAAAGAGGGAGAGACCGTGGAAGAGCCGATCATCGCCGGTGTGGCCGGCGACCTCAGCGAGGGCAAGATCACCGTCGTCGGCGTGCCCGACAAGCCCGGCAAGGCCGCGCAGATCTTCCGCGTCGTCGCGAAGACCGGCGCGAACATCGACATGATCGTGCAGAACGTCTCCGCCGCGGCCACGAGCCTCACCGACATCTCGTTCACGCTCCCGAAGGCCGACGGCGCGACCGTCATGCAGGCCCTCGAGGCCGAGCGGGGCGACATCCAGTTCGCCGAGCTGCAGTACGACGACCAGATCGGCAAGCTGGCCCTCGTCGGCGCCGGCATGCGCACCAACGCCGGCGTGAGCGCGAAGCTCTTCACCGCGCTGTTCGAGGCGGGCATCAACATCGAGATGATCTCCACCAGCGAGATCCGCATCTCGGTCGTCACGCGCGCCGACACCCTCAACGACGCCCTGCGCGTCGTGCACTCCGCCTTCGACCTCGACGGCGACGAGCTCGCCGTCGTCCACGCCGGCACCGGCCGCTAG